A window of the Fulvia fulva chromosome 3, complete sequence genome harbors these coding sequences:
- a CDS encoding Eukaryotic translation initiation factor 3 subunit G, with protein MAAAVQNPPPVKGTDWADDDDTPDLASNIPAPQITKNKDGTETVVTIFINEEGKKVKRTQRIRRTVVKKRENPRVAERRAWEKIGPEAGKPAGPRPDTTTLGENIIFRPQAGFKPGGVQETKPEEDKKAEALKKMQIKCRICSGDHFTTKCPFKDTMAPEGADAEPAEMPEGMGPSGTGEGGLGAGGSSYVPPHLRKGAAGASGGERMGGKFERDDLATLRVTNVSEFAEEADLREMFERYGRVTRVFLAKDRETGRAKGFAFVSYADRSDAARACEKMDGYGYGHLILRVEFAKKST; from the exons ATGGCCGCCGCAGTGCAGAACCCACCCCCCGTCAAGGGCACCGACTGGGCCGACGACGACGACACCCCCGACCTCGCCTCCAACATCCCCGCACCCCAAATCACCAAGAACAAAGACGGCACCGAAACCGTCGTCACAATCTTCATCAACGAAGAGGGCAAAAAGGTCAAGCGCACCCAGCGCATCCGCCGCACAGTCGTCAAGAAGCGCGAGAACCCCCGCGTCGCAGAGCGCCGAGCATGGGAGAAGATAGGCCCCGAGGCGGGCAAGCCAGCAGGCCCACGCCCCGACACCACCACCTTGGGTGAGAACATCATTTTCCGCCCACAGGCAGGTTTCAAGCCGGGAGGCGTGCAGGAGACGAAGCCGGAGGAGGACAAGAAGGCGGAGGCGTTGAAGAAGATGCAGATCAAGTGTCGTATTTGTAGCGGAGACCATTTCACGACCAAGTGTCCGTTCAAGGATACGATGGCGCCGGAGGGAGCTGATGCGGAGCCGGCGGAGATGCCGGAGGGGATGGGACCGAGTGGGACTGGAGAGGGCGGGTTGGGAGCAGGTGGAAGCAGTTACGTGCCGCCGCATTTGCGGAAGGGTGCAGCTGGTGCTTCGGGCGGTGAGAGGATGGGTGGCAAGTTTGAGAGAGATGATCTGGCTACGCTCAGAGTCACCAAC GTCTCTGAATTCGCAGAAGAAGCAGACTTGCGCGAGATGTTCGAGCGCTACGGTCGTGTCACGCGTGTCTTCCTCGCCAAGGACAGGGAGACGGGCAGAGCAAAGGGCTTTGCGTTCGTGTCATACGCAGACCGCTCGGATGCTGCGCGGGCATGCGAGAAGATGGACGGTTACGGTTACGGTCACTTGATTCTGCGTGTCGAGTTTGCGAAGAAGAGCACCTAG
- a CDS encoding putative mitochondrial phosphate carrier protein, with protein MSLFPSMSALSATFGHASHYTLNKQQPLPQRKSIEHFYSAWDVAEDGKQKAQQLSEAAAAEVAKASHAAQDKVGKIELYSPKYYATCTFGGMMACGLTHWGVTPLDLVKCRRQVDSKLYKGNFDGWRTIIRGEGYAGLYTGGSPTFFGYSVQGALKYGCYEFFKKFYSDLAGEENAVRYKTWIFLAGSASAEFFADIGLCPLEAVKVRMQTTMPPFATGTFNGISKIVAEEGVAGLYKGIAPLWGRQIPYTMMKFASFETIVEIIYHRLPGTKADYSKAAQTGVAFTGGYLAGILCAIISHPADVMVSKLNTNRQKGESFGGATSRIYKDIGFGGLWSGLPVRIVMIGTLTGLQWMIYDSFKIFMGLPTTGGGGEKKEQK; from the exons ATGTCGCTCTTCCCGTCGATGAGCGCCTTGAGCGCAACCTTCGGACACGCCTCACACTACACCCTCAACAAGCAACAACCCCTCCCTCAGCGCAAATCGATCGAGCACTTCTACTCAGCCTGGGACGTCGCCGAGGATGGAAAGCAAAAAGCACAACAATTGAGCGAGGCCGCAGCCGCAGAGGTCGCGAAAGCGTCTCACGCCGCTCAGGATAAGGTCGGCAAGATTGAGCTTTACAGCCCCAAATACTACGCGACATG CACCTTTGGTGGTATGATGGCGTGTGGCCTCACTCATTGGGGCGTCACACCCCTCGATCTCGTCAAGTGCCGTCGCCAAGTCGACAGTAAGCTGTATAAAGGCAACTTCGACGGCTGGCGCACCATTATCCGAGGTGAGGGCTACGCTGGACTGTACACCGGTGGCTCTCCAACATTCTTCGGTTACTCCGTCCAAGGTGCCCTGAAATACGGCTGCTACGAATTTTTCAAAAAGTTCTATTCCGACCTGGCTGGCGAGGAGAACGCAGTGCGCTACAAGACTTGGATTTTCCTGGCCGGTTCTGCCTCTGCTGAGTTCTTTGCTGATATCGGTCTCTGTCCCCTCGAAGCTGTGAAGGTTCGTATGCAGACGACTATGCCGCCTTTCGCGACTGGGACGTTCAATGGTATTAGCAAGATTGTCGCCGAGGAAGGGGTCGCTGG ACTTTACAAAGGTATTGCACCGCTCTGGGGTCGCCAGATTCCATACACCATGATGAAATTCGCCTCCTTCGAGACCATTGTTGAGATCATCTATCACCGCCTTCCCGGTACTAAAGCCGACTACTCCAAGGCCGCCCAAACCGGTGTTGCTTTCACTGGTGGTTACCTAGCCGGTATTCTCTGCGCTATCATCTCTCACCCGGCCGACGTCATGGTCAGCAAGCTCAACACGAACCGTCAAAAGGGCGAGTCCTTTGGTGGTGCTACTTCGCGAATCTACAAGGATATTGGTTTTGGTGGTCTCTGGAGTGGTCTGCCTGTTCG CATCGTCATGATCGGTACCCTGACAGGTCTGCAATGGATGATTTACGACTCGTTCAAGATCTTCATGGGTCTGCCTACAACCGGTGGCGGCGGCGAGAAGAAGGAGCAGAAGTGA